From Roseburia hominis, the proteins below share one genomic window:
- a CDS encoding saccharopine dehydrogenase C-terminal domain-containing protein, which translates to MRMMLVGSGAVGECIVKMLKDRDKACKWFSFCLLCDLDLERAKEVAEHMNDSRFAAAYVNATDKAGMEALIQKYNIDFVMDAASPFCANYIFDAAFACGVDYGNMGTWSVPKKNPAYGLGIENSYDEIMTAYNFDRDEAWRRQGNTALICLGIDPGVVNVFARYLCEYEFDEVTELHVRDGGNLEVDGDEEDIVFGFNVWTVLDEVMNPNVEYDAGRGGFLVEKPFAGQETFCMPEVGDNTFVKVEHEETVTMPRYLSKYGLKKCTFKISLDEKLIQALKVLDHLHLNSLEKVKVGNVEVVPRDVVAACAPAPQNIKEEMHGKMVVGVYAVGKKDGKEKKVMMYQSYSNEEALNRFSMQAVVAQTGFGAALALELYARGIYHIPGVHSLEAFDPRPYLELMEETGFFWHIKEYD; encoded by the coding sequence ATGAGAATGATGCTGGTGGGAAGCGGAGCAGTGGGAGAGTGCATTGTGAAGATGTTGAAAGACCGAGACAAGGCTTGCAAGTGGTTCTCCTTCTGCCTGCTTTGTGATCTGGATCTGGAGAGGGCAAAAGAGGTGGCGGAGCATATGAACGATTCCCGTTTTGCGGCTGCATATGTAAACGCCACAGATAAGGCGGGCATGGAGGCTCTGATCCAAAAGTATAACATTGATTTTGTCATGGACGCTGCAAGCCCATTCTGCGCGAATTACATCTTCGATGCGGCCTTTGCGTGTGGCGTAGATTATGGTAATATGGGAACCTGGTCCGTACCGAAAAAAAATCCGGCCTATGGCCTCGGAATCGAGAACAGCTATGACGAGATCATGACGGCATATAACTTTGACCGTGACGAAGCGTGGCGCAGGCAGGGGAATACCGCACTAATTTGTCTTGGCATTGACCCCGGCGTGGTAAATGTATTTGCCAGGTATCTCTGTGAATATGAGTTCGATGAAGTTACTGAGCTCCATGTCCGGGACGGCGGCAACCTGGAGGTCGACGGGGACGAAGAGGATATCGTGTTCGGATTCAATGTATGGACGGTTCTGGACGAAGTAATGAACCCGAACGTGGAGTATGACGCTGGGCGGGGCGGATTTCTGGTGGAGAAACCATTTGCCGGACAGGAAACCTTCTGTATGCCGGAGGTGGGAGATAATACCTTTGTTAAGGTAGAACATGAAGAAACGGTGACGATGCCGCGCTATTTGTCAAAATACGGGCTGAAAAAATGTACCTTCAAAATTTCTCTGGATGAAAAACTGATTCAGGCCCTCAAGGTATTGGATCATTTGCATCTCAACAGCCTGGAAAAAGTAAAAGTGGGAAATGTAGAGGTCGTTCCAAGAGATGTGGTGGCCGCCTGCGCCCCGGCACCCCAAAATATCAAGGAAGAGATGCATGGAAAGATGGTAGTAGGTGTCTACGCCGTCGGGAAAAAGGATGGAAAAGAGAAAAAGGTCATGATGTACCAGAGCTATTCGAACGAAGAGGCGCTGAACCGTTTCTCCATGCAGGCAGTAGTCGCACAGACCGGATTTGGTGCGGCGCTGGCACTGGAGCTTTATGCCAGAGGAATTTATCATATACCAGGCGTGCACTCACTGGAGGCATTTGATCCACGGCCATATTTAGAGTTAATGGAGGAGACCGGATTTTTCTGGCATATCAAGGAATACGATTAA